AGTCAAAATTGTATCAAACAGCGGCCTGGGGAAATAATGATCAACCTGATTTTTTAAACCAGGTTATTATAGTTGCAACAAAACAAGCTCCTGAAAAATTAATACAAACTATTTTAGCAATTGAAGAAAAAATGGGCAGGGTACGCACTATAAAAAATGCACCCAGGATAATTGATATTGATATTCTTTTCTTCGATAAAGACATAATTCAGCAAAAAGACCTGATCGTTCCTCACCCTGAAATTCAAAACCGACGTTTT
The Ferruginibacter albus DNA segment above includes these coding regions:
- the folK gene encoding 2-amino-4-hydroxy-6-hydroxymethyldihydropteridine diphosphokinase codes for the protein MNRIYLLLGSNIGNSQQQLLKAIKLIEKNIGNVIRQSKLYQTAAWGNNDQPDFLNQVIIVATKQAPEKLIQTILAIEEKMGRVRTIKNAPRIIDIDILFFDKDIIQQKDLIVPHPEIQNRRFVLTPLNELSPNFKHPVIKKNIHQLLSICKDKLDVKKF